One window of the Amblyraja radiata isolate CabotCenter1 chromosome 41, sAmbRad1.1.pri, whole genome shotgun sequence genome contains the following:
- the nkpd1 gene encoding NTPase KAP family P-loop domain-containing protein 1, giving the protein MEAAQARMSDAECNGRSLYDSYASCLAKTLCYVSTPMTIGLYAPWGSEVNCLLKNVEKQMKVEALNREKKELKRSQERPRAASGFEFISLLWHLLFLKPQITERHEKRKNVRFIFIQFSAWQFAGSDKLWAGLITTLCEDIKNQFGCIPTGIVRTLGHQDAVLKTTSDREWVSKRILGIPVWLIFTLLLLIAIVLGTVILINGFSLGDMKSNYTVAAEGVGFGLIGISALMTMKHSVMMGKNICVSQKEKMQTLMNKSDFSSQLGFMNDVKQEVKVLTNFIHYMEVFERRKIRVVMKIMSLDRCTPDKIVGVLDAMNILLSDPEAPFISVLAVDPSIIVDCVENSSNLKGVGENGYRYLNRIVSLPFSVPKMDIQTKLKFLQQAIDGKNALLDDNPLPTKASVGRFRKNASESNLLINVSIESDQPSKQRDVKLSAGSYIQQAYQCTTDINGHLLQYIEENFLQMKRIVNITSVMIGLMVERNVSMSSFPPQRVVAWIVLASNWPCRLSWIWQCWEDAEQRKMLNEEKDTDDNMLLWTVYEQSLEKFMTIRSKIEKLLAMDGDPEIFQAFLSESYKFTVNDAKTITPYTINLDRSLKRRMELLLARNL; this is encoded by the coding sequence aacaaatgaaagtaGAAGCACTTAACCGAGAGAAGAAGGAATTAAAGAGATCCCAGGAGCGGCCACGGGCAGCCTCTGGTTTTGAATTTATTTCGCTTTTGTGGCATTTGCTTTTCCTCAAACCTCAAATAACAGAGCGGCATGAAAAGAGGAAAAACGTCCGGTTCATATTCATTCAGTTCAGTGCGTGGCAGTTCGCAGGAAGTGACAAGTTGTGGGCTGGACTcattaccactctctgtgaagacATTAAGAACCAGTTTGGATGCATCCCAACAGGCATTGTCAGGACCCTTGGTCACCAAGACGCCGTTCTGAAAACCACTTCTGACCGTGAGTGGGTATCCAAAAGGATCCTTGGAATTCCGGTCTGGCTTATTTTTACTTTGCTTCTGCTGATAGCTATTGTGCTTGGGACAGTCATCTTAATAAACGGCTTCTCCTTAGGAGATATGAAAAGTAATTACACTGTAGCAGCAGAAGGCGTTGGCTTTGGCTTAATTGGAATTTCCGCCCTCATGACAATGAAGCACTCGGTCATGATGGGGAAGAACATTTGTGTCAGTCAGAAAGAAAAAATGCAGACCCTCATGAATAAATCGGACTTCAGCAGCCAGCTGGGCTTCATGAATGACGTGAAGCAAGAAGTTAAGGTCCTGACAAACTTCATCCACTACATGGAGGTCTTTGAACGAAGAAAGATTCGAGTAGTAATGAAAATCATGAGCTTGGACAGATGCACACCAGATAAAATTGTTGGAGTCCTGGATGCTATGAACATCCTTCTTTCAGATCCAGAAGCCCCTTTCATTTCAGTACTTGCCGTTGATCCTAGCATTATTGTAGACTGCGTGGAAAATTCTAGTAACCTCAAAGGCGTTGGGGAAAATGGCTACAGGTATCTGAACAGGATTGTGTCACTACCATTTTCTGTCCCCAAAATGGACATTCAGACGAAGCTCAAATTCCTTCAACAAGCAATAGACGGCAAGAATGCCCTCTTGGATGACAATCCACTGCCTACAAAAGCCTCTGTGGGCAGATTTCGGAAAAATGCTTCTGAGAGCAACCTACTGATCAATGTTTCCATTGAAAGCGACCAACCTTCCAAGCAAAGAGATGTGAAACTGAGTGCAGGTAGTTATATTCAACAGGCTTATCAGTGTACAACTGACATAAATGGGCATCTCCTTCAGTACATCGAGGAGAACTTCCTGCAAATGAAGAGGATAGTTAACATAACCTCGGTGATGATTGGGCTCATGGTGGAGAGGAACGTCTCAATGAGCTCCTTTCCACCTCAGAGAGTGGTTGCATGGATTGTTTTAGCAAGCAACTGGCCGTGCCGTCTCAGTTGGATCTGGCAATGTTGGGAAGATGCTGAGCAAAGGAAAATGTTGAACGAAGAAAAAGACACCGACGACAACATGCTTCTGTGGACCGTTTATGAACAATCCTTGGAGAAGTTCATGACAATTCGCTCCAAAATTGAAAAGCTGTTGGCAATGGATGGTGACCCAGAAATCTTTCAGGCATTTCTGTCAGAGAGTTACAAATTCACCGTTAACGATGCAAAAACCATTACTCCATACACAATTAATCTGGATCGATCTTTAAAAAGAAGGATGGAATTGCTTCTCGCACGCAATTTATGA